TTGCCTGTCCCTGTGCTCCGCCTGACGGCTGGTGAATCATGATCTCCGCATTCGGCAGTGCCAGACGCTTGCCTTTCGTACCGCCTGACAACAAAAAGGCACCCATACTTGCCGCCATACCAATACATATGGTCTCCACATCACACTTGATATAATTCATCGTATCATAGATGGCCATACCGGCAGTCACGGAACCTCCCGGACTATTGATATACAGATGAATATCTTTTCCCGGATCCTCCGCTTCCAGAAACAAAAGCTGGGCCACAACTACACTTGCGCTCACATCCGAAACTTCTTCTCCAAGAAAAATAATACGATCCTTTAACAGCCTGGAATAGATATCATAACTTCTCTCACCCCTGCTGGTTTGTTCAATGACATAAGGTACTAAACTCATTTTGTCAGCCTCCCTTTCAGAATTTTACTGCCAGGCCCGCGGCCTGTTTGCCGTAATTATTTACTTTTCAACTGCATTCTCTGCCAGGAATGTTACTGCTTCCTGAACAGCCAGGTCTTTCTTCATCTGCTCTTTCTCGTAGTCTCCGAGCATATCCTGGAATTTATCTGCCTCCATCTTATACATCTCTGCCAGATTTTTGATTTCCTCCTGGAGTTTATCCTCTCCGGCTTCGATATTTTCAACTTCTGCCACTTTTTCAAGAACAAGTCTTGTCTGAATACGCTTTAATGCCTGAGGCTTCATCTGCTCCTGCATACTTTCCGATGTAGAGCCCGTGAACTGCATATATTGCTCCATGGTAAGTCCCTGGGACTGGATTCTTCTTGCGAAGTCATCCACCATCTGATTTACCTGACTTTTAATCATAGCATCCGGGATCTCCATCGTGGCATTTTCAATTACCTTTTCCACAGCCGCATCTTCTTTTGCACGCTTTGCTTCCGCTTCTTTTTTACTGATCAGGTTTGCCTTTACATCAGCTTTATACTCCTCAAGGGTATCAAATTCAGACACATCCTGTGCAAAATCATCATCTAATTCAGGCAGTTCTTTTGCTTCGATTTTATGAATCACACATTTGAAAACTGCTGCTTTTCCCTTCAGCTCTTCTGCATTATAGTCGTCCGGAAAGGTTACGTTAACCTCTGCTTCTTCTTCCACGTTCTTACCCACAAGCTGCTCTTCAAAGCCCGGAATAAAGGAATTAGAGCCCAATGTCAACGGATAATCCTTGCCTGCTCCGCCTTCAAACGGAACACCGTCAACAGCTCCTTCAAAATCAAGGGTTACCGTATCCCCCTCCTTTGCTGCTCTGTCTTCGACCGTAATCGTCCGGGCATTCTTGTCCTGTTCTTTTTTCAGTTCTGCTGCAATGTCTTCATCTGTTACTTCTATATCTGTCTTCGGGACTTCCACTCCCTTGTACTCTCCGAGAGTCACTTCAGGCTTTACAGCCACTTCTGCCGTAAAAATAAACGGCTTTCCTTTTTCTATCTGAACAACATCGATTTCAGGCTGAGATACAATTTCCAGCTCAGATTCTGCAGCCGCACTTGAGTAGTGCTGAGGAATCAGTGAATTCGCGGCATCTTCATAAAAAATACCTGCGCCATACATCTTCTCAATCATAGCTCTCGGAACCTTCCCTTTACGGAATCCCGGAACGCTGATTTTGTTCCTCTGCTTCAGATATGCTCCCTGGATGGCCTTTTCAAAATCTTCTTCTGAGACTTCGATGGTAAGCTTTGCCATATTCTTCTCTAAATTTTCGACCTGTACGCTCATGTTTGTAATTTCCTCCTTGATATCTATGAAAATAATCCTTCCGGATAATTCTGCACATACTTACAGTCATTATTGCAGTATAGCATAAACACCTGCAAATGAAAAGTATTTTTTTGAAGTTATCCGCGTAAACCTGTTAAGACTGTTTATATGAAAATGTATGTCCATAAACAATTGCAGTCTTTAATTCTGCCGCTGCTTCTTCCCCTTTCAATAGGCGTATCAGCTCGAGGCTGTAGGCGATAGCGGTTCCCATGCCCCTGCTGGTGGTAATATTCCCATCCGTCACCACGGGCTCATATGAGACTTCAGCATCGAGGAGTTTTTCTTCCATCCCCGGATAGCATACTGCTTTTTTCCCTTTCAGAAATTCGTTCATTCCCAGAATTACCGCCGGCGCTGCGCAGATGGCAGCGAGATGCTTTCCTTCGTTGTTTTTTTCCTTCAGAAGTTGAATCAGCGGACTGTAGGTAGCAAGATTCGTCGTTCCCGGCATTCCTCCCGGAAGCATAAACATATCTCCATCGGAAAAGTCTGTTTCAAGAAATAAGCGGTCTGCCTTAAATTTTATCTTATGTGCTCCTTCGATGGTATTCGTTCCCATGATAGAAACTGTCTCCACATCAATTTCTGCCCTGCGCAGCAAATCCACCGGAGTCAATGCCTCTATCTCTTCACAACCGTCTGCTAAAAATATATATGCTTTTGCCATATGTCTATCTCCCTTTCTTGTTAAAAATTCCCTTTCTTTTTCCCGTACTTCTATGCTACAATGCAATTAAAATCTATATGAAAGCAGGATTTATATGGAAATCGAACGCAAATTCCTGGTATCCGGACTTCCGGATGGCCTGGACCAGTTTTATCATTATGAAATCGAGCAGGGATACCTGTGCACAGAGCCCGTGGTTCGTATCCGCCGTCAGGGTGATGCATACTTTCTCACTTACAAATCCAAGGGGTTTCTGGTCAGAGAAGAATACAATCTCCCCCTTACCAGAGAAGCTTATGAGCATATGCGCCCTAAAGCCGATGGTCTCATAATTTCAAAAACCCGCTATGTCCTGCCCATAGAATCAGAGCTGAAAATCGAATTGGATATCTTCCATGCGCCTTATGAAACACTTCGCCTTGCCGAAGTTGAATTTCCCGATGAGGATACAGCCAGACAGTTTATTCCTCCGGCCTGGTTCGGAGAGGATGTTACTTTTTCTGAAGCCTATCAGAACAGTACTCTGAGCAAAGGATTTTTCCAAAATCCACATAACTGAACTGTAGCAAATCCTTTAGTTTTAGTAACAGTATACTACCTTTTTTTAAAGCAGGCAAGTTTAGACAACACAAATGACAGTGAGAAGCGGACTTCCGCTTCTCACTGTCATAATAATAAGGTTCATTTTTTACCGGTACTGCATTCATTCAAGTACTTTTTTTGCATATTCGGTAGTCACCAGTTCTTCATAAGGGGCACGCTTTGAAAGCTGGTCTGCACTTTCCAGAATATCCTGCAGCAGTTCAAAGCTTTCTTTTTCATAGACCAGATCACCTTTCCAAGTGTCCTGTTCATAATAACGGGTCACGATTGTAACGATTGTATCCACATCTGTTTCTTTAAATTGGGGAGCTATCACCTCTGCAATTTCTTCAGGGGTATGATTTTGGACATAATCCATTCCTTTTTGCAGTGCATTCGTGAATGCCTGAATAACCTGCGGATTTTCCTCCATATAGCTGCTCTTGGCACTATAAGACGTATAAGGTACATATCCCGAATCCTTGCCAAGAGATGCAACCACATAGCCATCCCCCTGTTTTTCCAGGGCTGTGGCTGCCGGTTCGAATTCTATCGTGTAATCCCCCTGGCCTCCGGAAAATGCGGCGGCGGTGGAACCAAAGTCGATACTTTGATTGATATTCATTTCCCCGGGATCGATTCCGTTTTGTTTCAGTACATATTCGAATACCATCTGAGGCATTCCGCCCTTCCGTCCTCCCAATACATCTTTTCCTTTAAGAATATCCCACTGGAAATCAGTCTCCTTCTCCCTTGAAACCAGAAAGTTACCTGCTCTTTGTGTAAGCTGGGCGAAATTCACCACAACATCATTCGCTCCTTCCAGATAAGCATAGATGGATGATTCGCCTCCCATGAAGCCAATCTGAGCCTCTCCGGAAATCAACGCTGTCAAAACTTTATCCGCGCCAAACCCAGTTACCAGCTCCAGATCTAAGCCCTCCTCTTCAAAGTATCCCTCTTCAATTGCCACATATTGGGGTGCATAGAAAATAGAATGGGCAACCTCGTTCAACGTTACTTTTGTGAGTGCCTTCTTGTCAGAATTTTCCGAAACAGAAGTTTCGGATACGGAGCTCTCGCCGGATCCGTCAGTAGATTTTGATTTATCTGTTTCACCTGAGCATCCGGCAGCTAAAGTACCTGTCAGAAGCGCAAAACAAAGTAGAATAGAGATTTTTTTTCTCATAGGATCCTCCTGTTAAAACTTTACGGTGCTATACTATATGAAAAAAAATCATGAATTGTCACTTTTCAAAATTCAAAATACGTATTGAATGCCGCAATACAATGCGCTACCGGTACCACACACAGCAGACAGAATAGAGCCGCCCCACTCATAATACAGATTCTGAAAACAGATATATTTCTATACTGAAAGATAATCGAACATATAAAAACCAAGAACATCCAGATCATGAAAATCAAAGTTATAATCCGTTTATCTGTAAGCCCATATACACTGATATAAAGCAGCATCTTACTCATAGCCGTCACAATCAGAAGGAGTGTCAGTGTGGAGAGCAGGACATTTTCTCTTTTTAGCCATACATTTTTTCCGGATCCTGTTTTTGCAAATAAATTTGCTCCAAAAAGTATTACCAGGTTTACTACTGAAATGTCACACAGCTCAAAGAAACCACGGCGGGCATACTCTGCATAAGTAAACTCCTCCGGTCTTATTCCCACAAAAGCCGAAAACAGGTATCTGGTCTGAAAACCGATAAAGAGCAGATAAACCAGGCATACAAGCAATACTGCCGTATGAATTGCGATATCAGGTATGATTTTGATATTCCGTCCCGACTCCCTGATGTTCTCTTTCTTAATCCGGTCTGTGTTTCTGTCATGAGTCACTCCATAAATAAGTCCGAATAAATAGGCGCTGACCGGGAGTGAAAACAGAAATTTCAAAATGTACTCGGAAAAATTCTCCCTTATAAAAAATCCACTGTATCTCATGAATTGTTCAAATCCGGAATCTGCACTGCCCAACAGAGGCAATATTATCGTTAAAAGGGGAACTGTGATGATAATTCCCAATCCTACTGCCCATATTTTGCCCGCCGGATGTTTTCCGGCGCCTTCTTTCTCCTCTCTCCCGCCAAGTAACACCTTCGCATGGCAGATGATATTATGAAAAGGGATTATTAGCACAGCATTTACGCTGTCACAGAAGACCCATTGTGAAGTTTTCCGGTTTTCCATCAGCTTTCCGCCTATTGCAGATGTCCAGTACAGTGAAACAAATTCCAAAGCTAAAATCTGAAAGGCAGGCATAATACTCCACCAGGCATAGGGAATCCCTATCCCTAAAAGTATCAACGTCCAAAAGTATCCTTCTTTCGCTGGCTTCCTGCCCTTTAACAGCATATAAGTTACAACCAGAACTGTATAGCCTATGGTAAATATGGCAATATTTCTTCTGAAATGCTCGTTAAAAATCCCATTGATAAATACATATCCTAAGACCAGATATATAAATGCAAATACGCGGTCTCTGCCATCCGCTGTAATTGGACTTTCCTTTGCTTCACTTTCTAATAATTCTTCCTGACTATCTGTCATATTCTGCTCTCCCATAAAACCCTCCTCTACCGCGCCTCTTCTATGTCTTCCACATACTCCAGAATATCCCCCGGCTGGCACTGAAGGGCTTTACATATACTGTTCAGAGTACTTAGCTTGATTGCTTTTGCTCTTCCATTTTTAAGTATCGAGATATTTGCCATGGTAATGCCTACTCTCTCAGATAATTCGGTCACACGCATCTTTCTCTTAGCCAGCATCACATCCACATTTATGATAATTGCCATATGCTCCTCCTATATCGTCAGATCCTGATCATCCTGCAGCTGACTGGCCTTATATACCAGATGAGAAAGCGCAGCACTGGCAACTGCTATAAATACACAGATAAATAATATGACCACAATGCCAAATAGAAAGCCAATACTGTACCGATACCATCCCTTAACGCATGCGGCAGCCAATAATATAATATAAAGCACACAATCCACCAGTATAAAATGACTCATGCCTTTTAAAGCATTGGCGTTTTCTCTGCAAAACGACTGATCCATCCCGATTCTGACGCAGATTCCCCAGAACTTCCACAGGCATAACAGACATGGTATTGCGGTAATCCAGATAAATATACAGGCAAGCCGATACTCAGTTTCTCCTATATCATTTAATATCAGATCTTTCAAAACAAACGGTAAAAACCAACCTGCAAAAGCCAAAAACAATATTGTAATTACAATTGTCACAAGCTTCAGGTACACGGACATCTCTTTTTGTTTCATAAACCGCCCTCCCAGACTTATTCGTGTATTTATTATACAAAGTGCTTCTCTGAATGTCAATCATTATTTATTGTATCTCGATAAATAATGATTGACTTATTATATGGGAGCGAAGTTTTCTATCTGACTATATAATAAAAAAACTTAAGTAAAAAACTACTAACCATATATACAGTTAGTAGTTCCGGGCTTTTCGGGATCAGAACATCGCGTTCATGAACTAATTATCTTATATTTTATCGCAGACCCTGCAATCATAGGGCTCCTCCGGGAGTTTTCCCTCACACCACGCCATGCGCACGGGCCGTATCGGACAGTTCCTGCATGCATCATACAGCCTGACGTTACTT
The window above is part of the Novisyntrophococcus fermenticellae genome. Proteins encoded here:
- the tig gene encoding trigger factor, whose translation is MSVQVENLEKNMAKLTIEVSEEDFEKAIQGAYLKQRNKISVPGFRKGKVPRAMIEKMYGAGIFYEDAANSLIPQHYSSAAAESELEIVSQPEIDVVQIEKGKPFIFTAEVAVKPEVTLGEYKGVEVPKTDIEVTDEDIAAELKKEQDKNARTITVEDRAAKEGDTVTLDFEGAVDGVPFEGGAGKDYPLTLGSNSFIPGFEEQLVGKNVEEEAEVNVTFPDDYNAEELKGKAAVFKCVIHKIEAKELPELDDDFAQDVSEFDTLEEYKADVKANLISKKEAEAKRAKEDAAVEKVIENATMEIPDAMIKSQVNQMVDDFARRIQSQGLTMEQYMQFTGSTSESMQEQMKPQALKRIQTRLVLEKVAEVENIEAGEDKLQEEIKNLAEMYKMEADKFQDMLGDYEKEQMKKDLAVQEAVTFLAENAVEK
- a CDS encoding DJ-1 family glyoxalase III, with amino-acid sequence MAKAYIFLADGCEEIEALTPVDLLRRAEIDVETVSIMGTNTIEGAHKIKFKADRLFLETDFSDGDMFMLPGGMPGTTNLATYSPLIQLLKEKNNEGKHLAAICAAPAVILGMNEFLKGKKAVCYPGMEEKLLDAEVSYEPVVTDGNITTSRGMGTAIAYSLELIRLLKGEEAAAELKTAIVYGHTFSYKQS
- a CDS encoding CYTH domain-containing protein; this encodes MEIERKFLVSGLPDGLDQFYHYEIEQGYLCTEPVVRIRRQGDAYFLTYKSKGFLVREEYNLPLTREAYEHMRPKADGLIISKTRYVLPIESELKIELDIFHAPYETLRLAEVEFPDEDTARQFIPPAWFGEDVTFSEAYQNSTLSKGFFQNPHN
- a CDS encoding ABC transporter substrate-binding protein; amino-acid sequence: MRKKISILLCFALLTGTLAAGCSGETDKSKSTDGSGESSVSETSVSENSDKKALTKVTLNEVAHSIFYAPQYVAIEEGYFEEEGLDLELVTGFGADKVLTALISGEAQIGFMGGESSIYAYLEGANDVVVNFAQLTQRAGNFLVSREKETDFQWDILKGKDVLGGRKGGMPQMVFEYVLKQNGIDPGEMNINQSIDFGSTAAAFSGGQGDYTIEFEPAATALEKQGDGYVVASLGKDSGYVPYTSYSAKSSYMEENPQVIQAFTNALQKGMDYVQNHTPEEIAEVIAPQFKETDVDTIVTIVTRYYEQDTWKGDLVYEKESFELLQDILESADQLSKRAPYEELVTTEYAKKVLE
- a CDS encoding DUF4153 domain-containing protein, which codes for MGEQNMTDSQEELLESEAKESPITADGRDRVFAFIYLVLGYVFINGIFNEHFRRNIAIFTIGYTVLVVTYMLLKGRKPAKEGYFWTLILLGIGIPYAWWSIMPAFQILALEFVSLYWTSAIGGKLMENRKTSQWVFCDSVNAVLIIPFHNIICHAKVLLGGREEKEGAGKHPAGKIWAVGLGIIITVPLLTIILPLLGSADSGFEQFMRYSGFFIRENFSEYILKFLFSLPVSAYLFGLIYGVTHDRNTDRIKKENIRESGRNIKIIPDIAIHTAVLLVCLVYLLFIGFQTRYLFSAFVGIRPEEFTYAEYARRGFFELCDISVVNLVILFGANLFAKTGSGKNVWLKRENVLLSTLTLLLIVTAMSKMLLYISVYGLTDKRIITLIFMIWMFLVFICSIIFQYRNISVFRICIMSGAALFCLLCVVPVAHCIAAFNTYFEF
- a CDS encoding helix-turn-helix domain-containing protein; this translates as MAIIINVDVMLAKRKMRVTELSERVGITMANISILKNGRAKAIKLSTLNSICKALQCQPGDILEYVEDIEEAR
- a CDS encoding DUF2975 domain-containing protein — encoded protein: MKQKEMSVYLKLVTIVITILFLAFAGWFLPFVLKDLILNDIGETEYRLACIFIWITAIPCLLCLWKFWGICVRIGMDQSFCRENANALKGMSHFILVDCVLYIILLAAACVKGWYRYSIGFLFGIVVILFICVFIAVASAALSHLVYKASQLQDDQDLTI